The DNA window TTGGTGATCTGCGCCGGGTTGCAAAGCACGAAGCGCCGGGCGACCAGGGCGATCTTGTCGACCGATCGGAACGTCCGTCCGAGGTCCACCGTGCGGTGGACACCTGAGTGCGCTGCGAAGACGCCGCCGAACTCGCGACCGAAGTTGCGCATGATGTGGATGTCGGATCCGGCAAACCGGTAGATGGACTGCCAGTCGTCGCCTACGGCAAATATCCTCGCCTCCGCATGCTGGTTCTTGAGCGCCTGGATCAGCCGCGCCCGGCCGGTCGAGATGTCCTGGAATTCGTCGACAAGGATATGGCGGAATGGGCTGTCGTAGCGCCCGCTTTCCACCAGCGCGGTCGCGCGATTCACCATGTCTTCGAAATCGATGCGCTCGCCCAGCCTGTCCTGATACTCGCGATACACCGCCCCGAATATCTTGAGAAAGGCCTCGCCGCGTTTGCCCATCTTCAGGGTCGCGGCCTTCGTCTCGCAATCATCCAGGTGATACCCACCATTCTTGAAGTGACGCAGGAAGGTCGCGATCAGTGAGGTGAAGCCGTCCACGACACCAAGGGACGTAACGCTGTCGTAGATTTCGAGGGCCGGGCGCGGGCGGAGCGTGACATGCGGCGCGACCTTCTCTGCCAGCGCCTCGAGCAGGCGGCCGTCCTCGTTCTCCCAGCTATAGGTTTCGATCAGGATCGTCTCGTGTTCGGCATGGACCTGGCGCTTCCACGCCATGCTCTCCAAGTAGGCATCGCGGTCGATGAAGGGGGCGGTCGTCAGCTCCTCCGAACCGTCCTTCCGCGTCGTCTTGCGGACGCCGAAATGCTCAAGATAGACGCCGCTCTCAGTGAGCCGGAAGTCCGGCGTGTAGGCGCGCCTGCCGGTCCCGCCCAGTTTGTGCTCGTAGGTCGGCTCGTATTCGTAGGCGATGCCGTTCAGGTACAGCCAGTTGGCGATCATCAGCTCCTCGAAGCTGGCGACGGTGTCGCCCTTCAGGCTTCGCAGGTTCCGACTTTCAACCTCGGAATACCACTTGTGGGCGGAGTCGTAGTCCCATGCATTGGGGATGTCTTCGAAGAAGCCGGCGAACCAGCCCACCACGGTTCCGGCGATGTCGGCCATCCGGCTCACGATGTCGCGCAGGATGTCCTTGATCAATTGGAGGAAGGCCTTGTCGTCGGTCGCCGTCGGTGCGAGGGGCGGCTTTTCGCCCTCGACCGTGCCGATGATCTCGTAGGCCAGGGCGTGGAAGGTGCGCGCCATGATCGGCACGCCGCACCGAGCCTCGATGCGCTCGGACATTTCGGTGGCGGCATCCTTGGCAAAGGCCAGGAGCAGAAGCTCATGCGGCTGCCTGATACCGGCCTTCACCAGATAGGCGGCCTTGGCGGTGATGACCGAGGTCTTGCCCGAGCCCGCGCCAGCGAGGACCAGCGTTGCATCCTCGTCGACCACGACGGACAGCCGCTGCTCCGGCGTCAGCGGCATGGACTCGACGGTATCGAAGAACTCTTTCCAGTCCGTCAGCTGCTGGTCGACGAAGGCCGCGATCGCCGCATCGCGGAGTTGCTCTGGATTACGCGCGAGCTCCGTGATCGGAGCCAGCCGCGCCATCGTCTCCTCGCCCAGGGCTGCCGGGGTGAGCTTCTTCAGGACGCGGGCGTCGAGGTCGGCGGCCTGGCTTGCGGCCGGGGCTACCAGGCAGGCGGCGGGATATCTCGCCGGTGCCTTCAATCCCTCAATCGCCGTCATCAGAGACGCAATTGCGTCGTCTTCCTTGGAAAGCTGGGCAAGATTGTAGCCTGACCAGGCTGTCTCGACAGCTTGCGCGAATGCTCTGGCGGCGGCCTCCTGGACCCCGGGCAGCAGGACGCAGGGCTGGATGCCGAGATTTAGGGTGAGGCGGGCTGAGACACGACCACGCTGCACGACGGGAGCTGCTGTGATCTCCGAGAGGTGAATCCTGGCATTCGCGCCGCCGGACGTCGCAATCGTGTCGTCCTCGAGTGCCAGCGCTCGCGGGTGCTTGCGGAAGGGGTCAGACAGGAAGGCGGGCAGTGGGCGCGATACAAGTTTCATCGAAATCCAGAGGTCGAGTTCCATCTCCGACATATCAGACGCTCCCTAGGTG is part of the Rhodovulum sp. MB263 genome and encodes:
- a CDS encoding UvrD-helicase domain-containing protein; translation: MSEMELDLWISMKLVSRPLPAFLSDPFRKHPRALALEDDTIATSGGANARIHLSEITAAPVVQRGRVSARLTLNLGIQPCVLLPGVQEAAARAFAQAVETAWSGYNLAQLSKEDDAIASLMTAIEGLKAPARYPAACLVAPAASQAADLDARVLKKLTPAALGEETMARLAPITELARNPEQLRDAAIAAFVDQQLTDWKEFFDTVESMPLTPEQRLSVVVDEDATLVLAGAGSGKTSVITAKAAYLVKAGIRQPHELLLLAFAKDAATEMSERIEARCGVPIMARTFHALAYEIIGTVEGEKPPLAPTATDDKAFLQLIKDILRDIVSRMADIAGTVVGWFAGFFEDIPNAWDYDSAHKWYSEVESRNLRSLKGDTVASFEELMIANWLYLNGIAYEYEPTYEHKLGGTGRRAYTPDFRLTESGVYLEHFGVRKTTRKDGSEELTTAPFIDRDAYLESMAWKRQVHAEHETILIETYSWENEDGRLLEALAEKVAPHVTLRPRPALEIYDSVTSLGVVDGFTSLIATFLRHFKNGGYHLDDCETKAATLKMGKRGEAFLKIFGAVYREYQDRLGERIDFEDMVNRATALVESGRYDSPFRHILVDEFQDISTGRARLIQALKNQHAEARIFAVGDDWQSIYRFAGSDIHIMRNFGREFGGVFAAHSGVHRTVDLGRTFRSVDKIALVARRFVLCNPAQITKTVVPAGEAEHPAIRIAWTRRESGDQVLNETLKALAAEPAPPGRKATVLLLGRYRFVEPDMHNLRRRHSDLTITFKTIHASKGLEADHVILLGADSARMGFPSMIVDDPLLALVSPEAEPFANAEERRVMYVAMTRARSTVTILASEARPSTFVTELMKDPAYDVATPREAQERTHTCGQCGGRLLFLPGGEGPGWYRCEHIKHCGNRMPPCPACGTGLPVRKEPKGEKICGECGAVQEPCPECTDGWLVERKGRYGTFLGCVRFPDCTGKSKKERQVGKRTSGELDAGKRQRPLGKPGRR